GAAGGCTGCGATCTTTTGACTTTATAAACAGCAGGATCAAAAGATCGCAGCCTTCGGAAACTCCTACAGGGGGCGGGTTTAGAGGAGTTTGTGTTCCATCGCGTATTTGACCAGTTCGGCCAGCGAGGTGATGTTGAGCTTCTGCATCAGCCGCGCCTTGTGGGTGCTGATGGTTTTGCTGCTCAGCGCCAGTTGCTGGGCGATGTCGTTGACGTTGGCGCCTTGAGCCAGGCGCTCGAACACCGAGAATTCGCGTTCGGACAGCAGCGAGTGCAGCGGCCGCGCATCGGTCAGGCCGACTTCGAAGACCATACGATCGGCCAGATCCGGATCGATATAGCGCCCACCCGCCGCGACTTTGCGAATGGCGGTGAGCAACAGCGCCGGATCACTGTCCTTGGTCGCATACCCGGCCGCGCCGACTTTTAATGCTCGCGCAGCCATCTGCGCTTCGTCGTGCATCGACAGCACCAGAATCGCCGGCGGATTGTTCAACGCGCGAATCCGCGGGATCGCTTCAAGTCCGTTGACGCCGGGCATAGAGATATCGAGCAGCACCACCTCGCACGGTACGCTGCGCAGGGTTTCGAGCAGTTGCTCGCCATTGCTCGCCTCGCCCACCACTTGCAGATCCTTGGCCAGGCCGATCAATTGTTTGATGCCTTCACGGACGATGGTGTGGTCTTCAGCTACCAGTACACGGATCACTTGCCTCTCCTCGATATTTGGATTGACGCTAAAAGATCGCAGCCTGCGGCAGCTCCTACATTGAACGCATTCCCCTGTAGGAACTGCCGAAGGCTGCGATCTTTTAGCGATCCAGCGGCACCCACACTTTAAGACTGGTGCCCTCCCCCGGTTCACTCTCCAGCACCAGCCGCCCGCCCATGATCAGCACCCGCTCACGCATGCCCACCAGCCCAAACGAAGTCGGCCGACCGGCAGCGGCGACAAATCCTACGCCATCATCACTGACAGTCAGACATAACTCGTCGCCTTCCAGCACCAGCGTCAGTTCCACAGTATGCGCCTGGGCATGACGCATCACATTGGTCAGCGCCTCCTGCAAAATCCGAAACAACCCTATCGCCTTGGCATCGCTCAGCGCCGGCAGATTGTCCGGCACCTGCACCAGACACGGAATCTGCGTACGCGCTTCAAATCGCCGTGCCTGCCATTCGATCGCCGAGGCAATCCCGGCATCGAGAATTGGCGGTCGCAGCGCCGTCGCCACATCGCGAACCAGCTGAAACAACTGAGCGATCAGGCGTTTCATACTGTTCAGCCGTTCGTTCAGACCGGGATCAAGTTGCGCGTAGGCCAGTTCGCACATCGATGTTTCCAGTTTCAGCACCGTCAACATCTGCCCCAGTTCATCGTGAACCTCACGAGCAATGCGCGCCTTCTCTTCTTCGCGCACGCTCTCAAGGTGCGCCGACAGTTCGCGCAGTTGCTCGCGCGATGCCGCCAGCTCCAGTTCGATACGCTTGCTCTCGGTGATGTCCCAGACGATGCCGTCCCACACGTAGGCGCCATCCTCCAGTTGCCGGGTGATCGCCTTGATCTCGGCCCAGCGCTGCTCGCCCTGACGCGTGAGGATTCGGCCCTGCCATGACCAGTCGCTGTCGGTGTCCAGCGCCTGATCCTGAGTGCGGTGGTAACTGGCTTTGTCATCCGGATGCACCAGACTGCGCAGGCCCATGTTGCGATGAGCGATAACGGCCGGTGCGTAGCCGACCAGACTTTCACTGCCCTCACTGATGTAGGCAAAGTCGATCTGCCCAGTCACTGGCGCCCGCTCCAGACGGAACACCAGC
This region of Pseudomonas sp. R84 genomic DNA includes:
- a CDS encoding response regulator transcription factor; this translates as MIRVLVAEDHTIVREGIKQLIGLAKDLQVVGEASNGEQLLETLRSVPCEVVLLDISMPGVNGLEAIPRIRALNNPPAILVLSMHDEAQMAARALKVGAAGYATKDSDPALLLTAIRKVAAGGRYIDPDLADRMVFEVGLTDARPLHSLLSEREFSVFERLAQGANVNDIAQQLALSSKTISTHKARLMQKLNITSLAELVKYAMEHKLL